Proteins from one Mycoplasma sp. Pen4 genomic window:
- the rplN gene encoding 50S ribosomal protein L14 has translation MLHELSRATVADNSGAKEIGVIRILGGSKKKVANIGDIIVCSVKKAIPNGMVKEGQVVKAVVVRSSYGVHRNNGSYIRFDDNAVVIIKEDLTPRGTRVFGPVARELREKFPKIVSLAPEVL, from the coding sequence ATGTTACACGAATTATCACGTGCAACCGTTGCAGATAACTCAGGTGCTAAAGAAATCGGTGTTATCCGTATTTTAGGTGGTTCAAAGAAAAAAGTGGCAAATATCGGTGATATCATTGTATGTTCAGTTAAAAAAGCTATTCCAAACGGAATGGTAAAAGAAGGTCAAGTTGTTAAAGCGGTTGTTGTTAGATCATCATACGGTGTTCACCGTAACAATGGTTCATACATCCGTTTCGACGATAACGCAGTTGTTATTATTAAAGAAGATCTTACACCACGTGGAACACGTGTGTTCGGTCCAGTAGCACGTGAATTACGTGAAAAATTCCCTAAAATCGTTTCACTTGCACCGGAAGTACTTTAA
- the rpsQ gene encoding 30S ribosomal protein S17 — MMERNTRKTLVGTVVSAGKTAKTIIVAVDTYKKHPLYSKRYKSTKRFAVHDENEVAKLNDFVVIMETRPLSKTKRFRLVSVKQAAREGQN; from the coding sequence ATTATGGAAAGAAACACAAGAAAAACATTAGTAGGTACAGTTGTTTCTGCTGGTAAAACAGCAAAAACTATCATCGTTGCTGTAGATACATACAAAAAACACCCATTATACTCAAAACGTTACAAATCAACAAAAAGATTTGCCGTTCATGATGAAAACGAAGTTGCAAAATTAAATGACTTTGTTGTTATTATGGAAACAAGACCACTTTCAAAAACAAAACGTTTCAGACTTGTTTCAGTAAAACAAGCTGCAAGAGAAGGACAAAACTAA
- the rpmC gene encoding 50S ribosomal protein L29, translated as MLYKDLKNKSVDELLQLVADLKAELFTLRYRNVTGDLKETHKIASIRKDIAKVLTALNEKGAK; from the coding sequence ATGCTTTATAAAGATTTAAAAAACAAATCAGTTGATGAATTATTACAATTAGTTGCTGATTTAAAAGCTGAATTATTTACTTTAAGATATAGAAATGTAACAGGTGATTTAAAAGAAACACATAAAATCGCAAGTATCAGAAAAGATATTGCTAAAGTTTTAACAGCTTTAAATGAAAAAGGAGCTAAATAA
- the rplP gene encoding 50S ribosomal protein L16: MLQPKRTKYRKPFLVRHDKRKATKGNTVAFGEFGLQATTSAWITSRQIESARIAATRRMGREGDVIIRIFPHHSKTSKPIGVRMGSGKGTPDVWYAAVKVNTMMFEVGGVPEDVARDALRLAGHKLPVKWRIVKREGDK, translated from the coding sequence ATGCTTCAACCAAAAAGAACTAAATATAGAAAACCATTCCTTGTAAGACACGACAAACGTAAAGCTACAAAAGGTAATACAGTAGCATTTGGTGAGTTTGGACTTCAAGCTACAACATCAGCTTGAATTACATCACGTCAAATTGAATCAGCTCGTATTGCTGCTACACGTAGAATGGGTCGTGAAGGGGACGTTATTATCCGTATTTTCCCTCACCATTCAAAAACTTCTAAACCAATTGGAGTTCGTATGGGATCAGGGAAAGGAACACCTGATGTATGATACGCAGCAGTTAAAGTAAACACAATGATGTTTGAAGTTGGAGGAGTTCCAGAAGACGTAGCACGTGATGCTTTACGTTTAGCTGGACACAAATTACCTGTTAAATGAAGAATCGTTAAAAGAGAAGGAGATAAATAA
- the rpsC gene encoding 30S ribosomal protein S3: protein MGQKVNPNGFRYGVTKAHNTTWFADKDKFGTYLVEDQKIYKFFDKLVRQYQIGKVEVKRNRENKVTVLVHTAKPAAILGQEGKNIQELTVKLQKFIKNSNINLNIQVLELKKPDLNARLLAEMIATKLENRESFRSAQKIAIRSAMRAGATGIKTAVSGRLNGVDMARTEGYSEGEMKLHTLRQNVDYATATARTTYGAIGVKVWVSLGEILEGENK, encoded by the coding sequence ATGGGACAAAAAGTTAATCCTAATGGATTCCGTTACGGAGTTACAAAAGCACATAACACAACATGATTTGCTGATAAAGATAAATTTGGTACATATTTAGTTGAAGACCAAAAAATCTACAAATTTTTCGATAAGTTAGTACGTCAATACCAAATTGGAAAAGTTGAAGTAAAACGTAACAGAGAAAACAAAGTTACAGTTTTAGTTCACACAGCTAAACCAGCAGCCATCTTAGGTCAAGAAGGTAAAAACATTCAAGAATTAACAGTAAAATTACAAAAATTCATCAAAAACAGCAACATAAACTTAAACATTCAAGTTTTAGAACTTAAAAAACCTGATTTAAATGCAAGATTACTTGCAGAAATGATTGCAACAAAATTAGAGAACCGTGAAAGCTTCCGTTCAGCACAAAAAATCGCTATTAGAAGCGCAATGCGTGCTGGGGCTACAGGAATTAAAACAGCAGTTTCTGGACGTCTTAACGGAGTTGACATGGCTCGTACAGAAGGTTACTCAGAAGGTGAAATGAAACTTCATACACTTAGACAAAATGTTGATTACGCTACAGCTACAGCTAGAACAACTTACGGAGCTATCGGAGTTAAAGTTTGAGTATCATTAGGTGAAATTTTGGAAGGAGAAAATAAATAA
- the rplV gene encoding 50S ribosomal protein L22 translates to MANRQAKAHVKLQRVSVSKAKLVANLFRGKDVTIALGILHNTSKKSAPIFIKLLNSAVANATNNHGMEATKLFVKEVYVNEGPTLKRFQPRSQGRAYSILKRTSNLSVVLEERN, encoded by the coding sequence ATGGCAAATAGACAAGCAAAAGCACACGTAAAATTACAAAGAGTTAGTGTTTCAAAAGCTAAATTAGTTGCTAACTTATTCAGAGGTAAAGATGTAACAATCGCTTTAGGGATTTTACACAATACTTCTAAAAAATCTGCTCCTATTTTCATCAAGTTATTAAACTCTGCAGTTGCTAACGCTACAAACAACCACGGTATGGAAGCAACTAAATTATTTGTTAAAGAAGTATATGTAAATGAAGGTCCAACTCTTAAGAGATTCCAACCTAGAAGTCAAGGTCGTGCATACTCAATCTTAAAACGTACATCAAACTTATCAGTAGTATTAGAGGAGAGAAATTAA
- the rpsS gene encoding 30S ribosomal protein S19 yields the protein MARSLKKGPFADDHLLKKVDAIVEGKAPKKPIKTWSRRSTIFPSFVGLTFAVHNGKQFIEVYVTDDMVGHKLGEFAPTRTYTGHGADKGKKK from the coding sequence ATGGCACGTAGTCTTAAAAAAGGTCCATTCGCAGACGATCACTTACTTAAAAAAGTAGATGCTATCGTTGAAGGAAAAGCACCTAAAAAACCAATTAAAACTTGATCAAGACGTTCAACAATTTTCCCATCATTCGTGGGATTAACATTCGCTGTTCACAACGGTAAACAATTTATCGAAGTTTACGTAACAGATGATATGGTTGGACACAAATTAGGAGAATTTGCACCTACAAGAACTTACACAGGTCATGGTGCAGATAAAGGGAAGAAAAAATAA
- the rplB gene encoding 50S ribosomal protein L2 produces MAIKHYKPTTNGRRNMSSLDFRQNLSGHAPEKSLLVNLKNHAGRNNQGKITVRHHGGRVKRFYRLVDFKRNKDNIPALVKTIEYDPNRSANICLLAYADGEKRYILAPKGIKLGQTVISGPEADIIVGNALPLANIPEGTFVHNIEMQPGGGGIIARSAGTSAQILGKDENGKYVVLRLKSGETRRILARCRATIGVVGNEEHLLVNVGKAGINRHKGIRPTVRGSVMNPVDHPHGGGEGKQPVGRKAPLTPWGKKALGVKTRKTKKSSNKLIIRRRKDAK; encoded by the coding sequence ATGGCAATTAAACATTATAAGCCAACTACAAATGGTCGTAGAAACATGTCTTCTCTTGATTTTAGACAAAACTTATCAGGTCACGCTCCAGAAAAATCACTTTTAGTGAATTTAAAAAACCACGCTGGACGTAACAACCAAGGTAAGATTACAGTTAGACATCACGGAGGGCGTGTTAAAAGATTCTACAGACTTGTAGACTTTAAACGTAATAAAGATAACATCCCTGCGTTAGTAAAAACAATTGAATATGATCCAAACAGATCAGCAAACATTTGTTTATTAGCATACGCAGATGGAGAAAAAAGATACATCCTTGCTCCTAAAGGTATTAAATTAGGACAAACAGTTATTTCAGGACCGGAAGCAGATATCATTGTTGGTAACGCTTTACCACTTGCTAATATTCCTGAAGGTACATTCGTACACAATATTGAAATGCAACCTGGAGGTGGTGGTATCATTGCACGTAGTGCAGGGACATCAGCACAAATCTTAGGTAAAGATGAAAACGGAAAATACGTAGTGTTAAGATTAAAATCAGGTGAAACACGTCGTATCTTAGCTCGTTGTCGTGCAACAATTGGTGTTGTAGGTAACGAAGAACACTTACTTGTTAATGTTGGAAAAGCTGGAATTAACAGACACAAAGGTATTAGACCTACAGTACGTGGATCAGTTATGAACCCTGTAGACCACCCACATGGGGGAGGGGAAGGGAAACAACCAGTTGGTCGTAAAGCCCCTCTTACTCCATGAGGTAAGAAAGCTCTTGGAGTTAAGACAAGAAAAACTAAGAAATCTTCTAACAAATTAATCATCAGAAGAAGAAAGGATGCTAAATAA
- the rplW gene encoding 50S ribosomal protein L23 codes for MELTRIIKAPVLTEKSDIARAKGVFTFKVDFHANKHQIAEAVEAIFQVKVAKVNTIKVDKKPKNVGRFHGFTNRYKKAMVTIVDGDKLNFIPGEAEEAAVLEETKAKAEEAKVTKAKKAAEVEKKAAAKMAAKKSTATKTAKTTTRKTTTKRKVGGE; via the coding sequence ATGGAATTAACAAGAATTATTAAAGCTCCAGTTTTAACAGAAAAATCAGACATTGCTAGAGCAAAAGGAGTTTTCACTTTTAAAGTAGACTTCCACGCTAACAAACACCAAATCGCTGAAGCTGTTGAAGCAATCTTCCAAGTTAAAGTTGCTAAAGTTAACACAATTAAAGTTGATAAAAAACCTAAAAACGTAGGTCGCTTCCACGGATTTACAAACCGTTACAAAAAAGCAATGGTTACAATCGTTGATGGGGACAAACTTAACTTTATCCCAGGTGAGGCAGAAGAAGCTGCTGTTTTAGAAGAAACAAAAGCAAAGGCAGAAGAAGCTAAAGTAACAAAAGCTAAAAAAGCTGCTGAAGTTGAGAAAAAAGCTGCTGCAAAAATGGCTGCTAAAAAATCTACAGCTACAAAAACTGCTAAAACAACAACTAGAAAAACTACAACAAAACGTAAAGTTGGTGGAGAATAA
- the rplD gene encoding 50S ribosomal protein L4, producing the protein MAETKKTTAKKAAPKSQKVTVAKEKNVKKPAFKAELPAKLFASEKIYEQAIFDSILSERASRRQGTHQVKNRAEVSGSGKKPWRQKGTGRARTSSLRTPVFVGGGRAFGPQSNKNYSLKVNRKVKLAAFVSGLTLLARDNAVIVNNLPVDKYSTKELVAQLTDLNVYNLKHILIVTESETVYKSASNLQNVFATRANSLTVESIIGADVMIISEESLKLLEGKVK; encoded by the coding sequence ATGGCTGAAACAAAGAAAACAACAGCTAAAAAAGCTGCTCCAAAATCTCAAAAAGTAACAGTAGCAAAAGAAAAGAATGTTAAAAAACCAGCATTCAAAGCTGAATTACCTGCAAAATTATTTGCAAGCGAAAAAATTTATGAACAAGCAATCTTCGACTCAATTCTTTCAGAAAGAGCATCAAGAAGACAAGGAACACACCAAGTTAAAAACCGTGCTGAAGTTTCAGGTAGCGGTAAAAAACCTTGAAGACAAAAAGGTACAGGACGTGCTAGAACTAGCTCACTTAGAACACCAGTGTTCGTAGGTGGTGGTAGAGCATTTGGTCCTCAATCAAACAAAAACTACTCACTTAAAGTTAACAGAAAAGTTAAACTTGCAGCATTCGTATCAGGTTTAACATTATTAGCTAGAGATAATGCAGTTATCGTTAACAACTTACCAGTTGACAAATATTCTACAAAAGAATTAGTAGCACAATTAACAGATTTAAATGTATACAACTTAAAACACATTTTAATCGTTACAGAAAGCGAAACAGTTTACAAATCAGCAAGCAACTTACAAAATGTTTTTGCAACTAGAGCAAACTCATTAACAGTTGAAAGTATTATTGGTGCTGATGTTATGATCATCTCAGAAGAATCATTAAAACTTCTAGAAGGGAAAGTTAAATAA
- the rpsJ gene encoding 30S ribosomal protein S10, which yields MSKMTLNVKVKGFDHNLVDNAAKKIVVLAESTGAAKVSGPIPLPTKRDEITILRSVHVNKKSREQFESRTHQRLVVITDPSAETTDKLQRLEMPAGVDIQVKQK from the coding sequence ATGAGCAAAATGACATTAAACGTCAAAGTTAAAGGTTTTGATCACAACCTTGTTGATAATGCTGCTAAGAAAATTGTAGTATTAGCTGAATCAACAGGTGCTGCTAAAGTTAGTGGACCAATTCCTTTACCTACAAAAAGAGACGAAATTACCATTTTAAGATCAGTTCACGTTAACAAAAAATCTCGTGAACAATTTGAAAGCAGAACACACCAAAGATTAGTTGTAATTACCGATCCTTCTGCTGAAACAACAGATAAATTACAAAGACTTGAAATGCCAGCTGGTGTAGACATTCAAGTTAAACAAAAATAA
- a CDS encoding thioredoxin family protein gives MIEKMTWKDAQKIIEQNPSKELIFLNFTTEWCGDCKMMKPIIEGISNEFAENRNIRFINVDAEEAKLFRNPDTKWKVLRVPTMILLQGDEIIEKGYEYIPSQVLSSWINKRMQ, from the coding sequence ATGATTGAAAAAATGACTTGAAAAGACGCTCAAAAAATTATTGAGCAAAACCCATCGAAGGAATTAATTTTTCTTAATTTCACAACAGAATGATGTGGGGATTGCAAGATGATGAAACCTATTATCGAAGGTATTTCAAATGAGTTTGCAGAAAATAGAAATATCCGTTTTATAAACGTTGATGCAGAGGAAGCAAAATTATTCAGAAACCCTGATACAAAATGAAAAGTATTAAGAGTACCAACGATGATTTTACTTCAAGGTGACGAGATAATTGAGAAGGGTTATGAGTATATTCCTAGCCAAGTTTTAAGCAGTTGAATTAACAAAAGAATGCAGTAA